The Stenotrophomonas sp. ASS1 genome segment TGGCCAGCCACAGCAGGAAGAACACCGGTGCCGTCAGCAACAGCACGCGTGCGTAGACAATGGACTTACTGAGGACCGCTGCCGGCGTGCCCAACGCCACCAGCAGTTGTGGCGCGAAGCCGCCGCCCACAGCCATCACCAGCACCGACAGCAGCAGGATCAGCGCCACCGCGCTGCCAGCCACGGCGCGTGCCTGCTGCGGGCGGCCCGCGCCCCAAGCCTGGCCGATCAGCACCATCGCACCGGTCGCCAGGCCCATTACCAGGGCCAACAGCAGGAAGAAGACCGGAAAGAACGCAGCCGCTGCAGCCACTGCCTGTGTGCCGAGCAGATGGCCGAGGTAAATGTTGTCCAGCGTGCCTGCGGCCAGCTGCAGCGCATTGGTCAGCAGCATCGGCAGCAGCAGGGTCAGATAGGTGCGCCACAGCGGGGGTGCTGCCGGAGGTATCGGATGTACAGGGGTGCTCATGGGGTTCTCTGGGCAACGCGCCGCCCTGCCCGGCGTTTCCGCCAGCAAAGCACGCACAGGGGAAGCGGGCCTGGACCCGCGGTCAGGTGGGGCCGTCGCTCAGGAACGGCGCGATGGCTCAGCCGTCGGCGTGGTCCGCAGGATCGTCGAAGGCCAGGCGCAGGGCGTGGGCGCGTACATCCTCGGGCCAACTCCGTAGCGCTGCTTCCAGGCCCGCGCGGTCATGCGCGAACAGGACGCGGATGGCTTCCTCGAAGCCAGGCAGGTCACCAGCGATGGCCTGCAGGAAGTGATAGGCACGCTCGCTGTCACGACGCTGGCGGTCCTTGTCAGCACCGGCACGGCTGGCCGCCTCCACCAGCCTGCGCAGCACCACCGAGGCACCGCCAGGCTGCTCGGCCAGCCACGCCCAATGGCGCGGCAGCAAGGTCACTTCTCGGGCGACCACACCCAGCTTGGGGCGGCCACGGCCACGTGGGGTTGCGGGCGCCTCTTCGGCCGTGACGTCGGCATCCGTCTCCACGGCGGCGGGAAACGCTTCGTTTACCCGCGCCAGGAGTTCTGCGTCGCTGCCACGCGTATCGAAATCACGGGTGCGGCCGGTGGCGTTGTCGAACACCAGCAGCGGACCGGCAGCGTTGTTGGCACGCAGCTGCTTCAGCGCCAGCGCGGCCACTTCCGGCGTACCGGAAGCGACCAGGTGATGGCCGTCGAAACAACTGAAGGGAGGAAGTCGGGACGCAGGCATGGCAACGGCATCAGAGGCGGTGCGCGAATATTGCCCGGGTAATTCTCTCCCGTCAATATTGCCCGGGTATTAATATGCCAGAAGAGCGTGCCGACCAAAGGTTGGCAGCTACCCGATTTCCCGGCTCACAGGCGGCTGAAGGACCAGCTCACCATGCGCCCGTCCTTGTACGGCATCACGCCGTGGAACGGGCGCGGGTCGGCGTCGAACACCAGCGGCAGGAAGTTGCGGTCGCCCTCCCACATCGGCAGGGTGTCCAGCTTGTCCAGGTCCACCCACTCCAGCGTGCCTTCGTGGTTGCCGCCGTGCGGGGTGCCCTCGAATCCATCGATGACGAACACGAAACCCAGCCAATCCTCGCCGTGCTTGCCGAAGCCTGGCCAGCTGAT includes the following:
- a CDS encoding DUF2239 family protein, whose amino-acid sequence is MPASRLPPFSCFDGHHLVASGTPEVAALALKQLRANNAAGPLLVFDNATGRTRDFDTRGSDAELLARVNEAFPAAVETDADVTAEEAPATPRGRGRPKLGVVAREVTLLPRHWAWLAEQPGGASVVLRRLVEAASRAGADKDRQRRDSERAYHFLQAIAGDLPGFEEAIRVLFAHDRAGLEAALRSWPEDVRAHALRLAFDDPADHADG
- a CDS encoding 8-oxo-dGTP diphosphatase, which produces MPYTPIVATLGYVLSPDRRQVLMIHRNTRPGDHHLGKYNGLGGKIEPTEDVAAGMRREIAEEAGIDCTDMRLRGTISWPGFGKHGEDWLGFVFVIDGFEGTPHGGNHEGTLEWVDLDKLDTLPMWEGDRNFLPLVFDADPRPFHGVMPYKDGRMVSWSFSRL